In Vigna angularis cultivar LongXiaoDou No.4 chromosome 8, ASM1680809v1, whole genome shotgun sequence, one DNA window encodes the following:
- the LOC108345019 gene encoding probable membrane-associated kinase regulator 6 isoform X1 encodes METSHPLSIESFSYSWLVNLKPSIESLEGSLRASLDASDEASFIEMDPRMPPSKRFFRNSQDFKFDFPTSQSPLTLVDADDLFSNGYLMPLFVESLKMEAYEASDSNPSLPSSSHVPKIVVPNAHSRCPSLKRCRTLSRRIFQKYLNFLRPLCRRLRSAKSGSKSESVIKRTESAKNRGCYSESSPRISVAYSADDWRKSCDSESSIYEAVLHCKRSIVFDTARNCRQMREDELRMLQKGCIWRLKLKEKREDKGKREMIKRLNHDQPLLCYIILCLNDFKMSIGNKDVVGQALFKHYDQILEKERRKNIVQFCMFI; translated from the exons ATGGAAACTTCTCATCCTCTTTCTATTGAAAGTTTCTCTTACAGTTGGTTGGTGAACCTGAAGCCATCCATAGAAAGCCTTGAAGGCTCCCTCAGAGCTTCCCTTGATGCTTCTGATGAAGCTTCCTTCATTGAAATGGACCCAAGAATGCCACCTTCTAAAAGGTTCTTCAGAAACTCTCAAGATTTCAAATTTGACTTCCCCACTTCACAGTCTCCTCTCACTCTTGTTGATGCTGATGACCTCTTTTCCAATGGTTATCTCATGCCCCTTTTTGTTGAGTCTTTGAAAATGGAAGCATATGAGGCCTCAGATTCCAATCCAAGTCTACCTTCCTCATCACATGTGCCAAAAATTGTGGTTCCTAATGCTCATTCTAGATGCCCTTCATTGAAAAGGTGCAGAACATTGTCAAGGAGAATATTTCAGAAGTACCTCAACTTCTTGAGGCCCTTGTGTAGAAGATTGAGGAGTGCCAAATCAGGTTCAAAATCTGAATCTGTTATTAAAAGAACTGAGTCAGCAAAGAATAGGGGATGCTACTCTGAATCATCCCCACGGATTAGTGTAGCTTATTCTGCTGACGACTGGCGCAAGTCCTGTGATTCCGAAAGTTCAATTTATGAAGCAGTTCTTCATTGCAAAAGATCCATCG TATTTGACACTGCAAGAAATTGCAGACAAATGAG AGAGGATGAATTAAGGATGCTGCAAAAGGGTTGCATTTGGAGATTAAAattgaaagagaagagagaagataAAGGGAAAAGAGAGATGATCAAAAGGCTAAACCATGATCAGCCACTGCTCTGCTACATCATCCTCTGCTTGAATGATTTTAAAATGTCAATAGGAAATAAAGATGTGGTTGGTCAAGCATTATTCAAACACTACGATCAAATtctggaaaaagaaagaagaaaaaatatagtaCAATTTTGTATGTTCATCTAA
- the LOC108345019 gene encoding probable membrane-associated kinase regulator 6 isoform X2 produces the protein METSHPLSIESFSYSWLVNLKPSIESLEGSLRASLDASDEASFIEMDPRMPPSKRFFRNSQDFKFDFPTSQSPLTLVDADDLFSNGYLMPLFVESLKMEAYEASDSNPSLPSSSHVPKIVVPNAHSRCPSLKRCRTLSRRIFQKYLNFLRPLCRRLRSAKSGSKSESVIKRTESAKNRGCYSESSPRISVAYSADDWRKSCDSESSIYEAVLHCKRSIERMN, from the exons ATGGAAACTTCTCATCCTCTTTCTATTGAAAGTTTCTCTTACAGTTGGTTGGTGAACCTGAAGCCATCCATAGAAAGCCTTGAAGGCTCCCTCAGAGCTTCCCTTGATGCTTCTGATGAAGCTTCCTTCATTGAAATGGACCCAAGAATGCCACCTTCTAAAAGGTTCTTCAGAAACTCTCAAGATTTCAAATTTGACTTCCCCACTTCACAGTCTCCTCTCACTCTTGTTGATGCTGATGACCTCTTTTCCAATGGTTATCTCATGCCCCTTTTTGTTGAGTCTTTGAAAATGGAAGCATATGAGGCCTCAGATTCCAATCCAAGTCTACCTTCCTCATCACATGTGCCAAAAATTGTGGTTCCTAATGCTCATTCTAGATGCCCTTCATTGAAAAGGTGCAGAACATTGTCAAGGAGAATATTTCAGAAGTACCTCAACTTCTTGAGGCCCTTGTGTAGAAGATTGAGGAGTGCCAAATCAGGTTCAAAATCTGAATCTGTTATTAAAAGAACTGAGTCAGCAAAGAATAGGGGATGCTACTCTGAATCATCCCCACGGATTAGTGTAGCTTATTCTGCTGACGACTGGCGCAAGTCCTGTGATTCCGAAAGTTCAATTTATGAAGCAGTTCTTCATTGCAAAAGATCCATCG AGAGGATGAATTAA
- the LOC128193772 gene encoding uncharacterized protein LOC128193772 has translation MFDVSNKKGFNDVYGFIDPSMTHERNKFDDIQTYITTCFGMGKEIYFLPYIHGCHWQLLVISIPENTAVWFCSLQKSPPSPLRHVVDCSLATHMMLSGRSTATAKKLAWVPFN, from the exons atgtttgatgttagtaacaagaaggggttcaacgatgtatatgggttcattgacccctctatgactcatgaaagaaataaatttgatgatatccaaacatacatcaccacctgctttggaatggggaaggagatatattttctcccttatatacatgg gtgtcattggcagctacttgtgatctccataccggagaacactgctgtctggttttgttcattgcagaagtctcctcccagccctcttagacatgtagtagattg ttcccttgcaacacatatgatgttatctgggagatctactgctacagctaaaaagcttgcatgggttccATTCAattga